From a single Betaproteobacteria bacterium genomic region:
- a CDS encoding sensor histidine kinase, translating into MSSGPETIPFSKEAIAAAQKKLSRDVDGEHFHPLEAISIFRRWPRSFARNFVYTLIFNTLFALAFLFMGVMFARIESASQVIAAFGRNLLISNVVGFSFWAVFALMGPVMRAINRQSFVVVSLSYATIGTVIVTLSFFAISFIPGYGNMNQWLFSPQQVTTSFIISLCISLVLATIWRRRLDELAAQMALAEERGRVEAAERAAVQANLRALQAQIEPHFLFNTLANVVGLIHPQPDTAKLMLEKFIAYLRASLAATREQETTLGNEFQLMANYLAILQIRMGDRLRVDVDLPADLAALHMPSMLLQPLLENAIKHGLEPKIEGGSVTLQARRDGEMLRITVSDTGLGFSDATSQGIGLRNVRERLAKLFDGKASIAIEENQPSGTRVILDLPYTTQTTNSSTGAASGVVLA; encoded by the coding sequence ATGTCATCCGGGCCAGAAACGATCCCCTTCAGCAAAGAAGCCATCGCGGCTGCGCAGAAAAAGCTCAGCCGTGATGTCGATGGTGAGCATTTCCACCCGCTGGAGGCGATCAGCATTTTTCGACGCTGGCCGCGGAGTTTTGCGCGCAATTTTGTCTACACGCTGATTTTCAACACGCTGTTTGCGCTGGCGTTTCTGTTTATGGGCGTGATGTTCGCGCGCATCGAATCGGCGTCGCAGGTGATTGCAGCGTTCGGACGAAATTTGCTGATATCCAACGTTGTCGGCTTTTCCTTCTGGGCTGTCTTTGCGCTGATGGGCCCGGTCATGCGCGCGATCAACCGCCAGTCTTTCGTGGTGGTTTCGCTCTCCTACGCGACCATCGGCACCGTCATCGTAACCTTGAGTTTCTTCGCCATCAGCTTCATTCCCGGTTACGGGAACATGAATCAGTGGTTATTTTCACCTCAGCAGGTAACCACCAGCTTCATCATCTCGCTGTGTATTTCGCTGGTCCTCGCCACGATCTGGCGGCGACGCCTCGATGAGCTCGCCGCCCAGATGGCTCTGGCGGAAGAGCGCGGGCGGGTCGAAGCGGCCGAACGCGCGGCCGTGCAAGCCAACCTGCGCGCGCTGCAAGCGCAGATCGAGCCGCATTTCCTGTTCAACACGCTTGCCAACGTGGTCGGCCTGATTCATCCGCAGCCGGACACCGCAAAACTGATGCTGGAAAAATTCATCGCTTACCTGCGCGCCTCGCTCGCCGCCACGCGCGAACAGGAAACCACGCTCGGCAATGAATTCCAGCTAATGGCCAACTACCTCGCGATTCTGCAGATCCGCATGGGTGATCGTCTGCGTGTTGATGTCGATTTGCCCGCCGACTTGGCTGCGTTGCACATGCCGTCCATGCTGTTGCAGCCGTTGCTGGAGAATGCCATCAAGCACGGTCTGGAGCCGAAGATCGAGGGCGGCAGTGTGACCCTGCAAGCGCGACGCGACGGCGAAATGCTGCGAATTACCGTGAGCGATACCGGGCTCGGCTTCAGTGACGCAACCTCCCAGGGAATTGGCTTGCGCAATGTGCGTGAGCGCCTCGCCAAACTGTTCGACGGCAAGGCTTCTATTGCGATTGAGGAAAACCAGCCGAGCGGCACGCGGGTGATTCTCGACCTTCCATACACCACTCAAACGACAAACTCCAGCACTGGTGCGGCTTCTGGCGTCGTTTTGGCCTGA
- a CDS encoding response regulator transcription factor has translation MTTAPTAIIADDEQHLANYLNDRLSALWPELSIVGIAKNGLEAMRLVDDESPAIVFLDIRMPGLTGLEVASRLDAKTHVVFVTAYDQYAVEAFDRQAADYLLKPVTDDRLTRTIARLKKKIAQAESPGDVAGILKQLAQVLPTAKNNYLRWIRASVGETVRQIPIDEVLYLQAQDKYVSVYTKDGESLIRTPLSELSAQLDPNEFWQIHRSTIINVNRVVSTQRDVMGRTQVKLKECKAELPVSRAYAHLFKQM, from the coding sequence ATGACAACCGCCCCGACCGCCATCATCGCTGACGATGAACAACACCTCGCCAACTACCTGAACGACCGCCTTTCCGCGCTATGGCCGGAACTTTCGATCGTGGGCATCGCCAAGAATGGCCTGGAGGCGATGCGACTGGTGGATGACGAAAGTCCGGCCATTGTTTTTCTCGACATCCGCATGCCGGGCCTGACCGGGCTCGAAGTCGCATCGCGCCTGGACGCCAAAACCCACGTCGTGTTTGTCACTGCCTACGACCAATACGCCGTCGAAGCCTTTGACCGGCAAGCGGCGGATTATCTGCTGAAGCCGGTGACGGATGATCGCCTCACGCGCACCATCGCCAGACTAAAGAAAAAAATTGCCCAGGCGGAATCGCCCGGCGATGTCGCGGGCATTCTCAAGCAACTGGCACAGGTGCTACCCACTGCCAAAAACAACTACCTGCGCTGGATTCGCGCTTCGGTCGGCGAGACGGTGCGGCAGATTCCGATCGATGAAGTGCTCTACCTGCAGGCGCAGGACAAATACGTCAGCGTCTACACAAAGGATGGCGAATCGTTGATTCGCACGCCATTATCAGAACTTTCTGCACAACTCGATCCCAACGAATTCTGGCAAATTCACCGATCGACCATCATCAACGTCAACCGCGTCGTCTCCACCCAGCGCGATGTCATGGGACGCACGCAAGTGAAGCTCAAGGAATGCAAGGCGGAACTGCCGGTCAGTCGCGCTTACGCGCACCTGTTCAAGCAGATGTAG
- a CDS encoding DUF2238 domain-containing protein, whose amino-acid sequence MNSTAMATAMAPMELRGLTFVWLAGLLASGWAPFDRATWLMEVFPAFVALAMMWASWKKLELTRLLYWLIAIHGLILMLGGAYTYARVPLGFWMQDWFGFTRNNYDKIGHFAQGFIPAMVARELLIRVFNIPSKKLVAFLCVAICLGISAMYEIIEWWSALWLGQGADAFLGTQGDPWDTQSDMFFALIGAVVALAVLSRWHDRQMAARK is encoded by the coding sequence ATGAATTCAACCGCAATGGCAACCGCAATGGCCCCGATGGAGCTCCGTGGCCTTACCTTTGTGTGGCTGGCGGGCCTGCTGGCCTCAGGCTGGGCGCCATTTGATCGTGCTACCTGGCTGATGGAGGTTTTCCCTGCGTTCGTGGCGCTGGCGATGATGTGGGCGTCGTGGAAGAAGCTGGAGCTCACGCGGCTGCTGTACTGGCTGATCGCCATTCACGGCCTGATCCTGATGCTGGGCGGCGCCTACACCTATGCGCGCGTGCCACTCGGATTCTGGATGCAGGACTGGTTCGGCTTCACGCGCAATAACTACGACAAGATCGGCCACTTCGCGCAAGGTTTCATTCCGGCCATGGTGGCGCGCGAGCTGCTGATTCGCGTGTTCAATATTCCGTCGAAGAAGCTGGTCGCGTTCCTGTGCGTGGCAATTTGCCTCGGGATATCAGCGATGTACGAAATCATCGAGTGGTGGTCGGCGCTGTGGCTGGGGCAGGGCGCGGATGCATTTCTCGGCACGCAGGGTGACCCTTGGGACACGCAGTCCGACATGTTCTTTGCCCTGATCGGCGCGGTGGTCGCGCTCGCCGTGCTGTCGCGCTGGCATGACCGGCAAATGGCGGCTAGAAAATAG
- the thiS gene encoding sulfur carrier protein ThiS codes for MPVLQVNGKPQKISPGSSVEKLISALNLEGKRFAIELNGEIVPKSRHAATMLSDGDKLEVVIAVGGG; via the coding sequence ATGCCAGTCCTGCAAGTCAACGGCAAGCCACAGAAAATTTCCCCGGGCAGCAGCGTGGAGAAACTCATTTCCGCCCTCAATCTGGAAGGCAAGCGATTCGCCATCGAGCTTAACGGCGAGATCGTTCCCAAAAGCCGCCACGCGGCAACAATGCTCAGCGATGGGGACAAGCTGGAAGTCGTCATCGCGGTCGGAGGTGGTTGA
- a CDS encoding thiazole synthase translates to MSNSLVIAGKKYSSRLLVGTGKYRDFAETRAAIDASGAEIVTVAIRRVNIGQDASAPNLLDSLPPSQFTILPNTAGCYNAKDAVRTLRLARELLDGRVLVKLEVLADDATLFPNMPETLIAAKELVADGFEVMVYCSDDPIQAKALEEIGCVAVMPLASLIGSGMGILNPWNLEIILDRANVPVLVDAGIGTASDAAIAMELGCDGVLMNTAIAKAKNPVLMASAMKKAVEAGREAFLAGRMPKKIYQASPSSPVEGKIS, encoded by the coding sequence ATATCGAATTCGCTGGTCATTGCCGGCAAAAAATATAGCTCACGCCTGCTCGTCGGCACCGGCAAGTATCGCGATTTCGCGGAAACGCGCGCGGCCATTGATGCCAGCGGCGCCGAGATCGTCACCGTCGCGATCCGCCGCGTGAACATCGGCCAGGACGCCAGCGCGCCCAACCTGCTCGATAGCCTGCCGCCCTCGCAGTTCACCATCCTGCCCAACACCGCCGGCTGCTACAACGCCAAGGACGCCGTGCGCACCTTGCGCCTCGCGCGCGAGTTGCTCGATGGCCGTGTGCTGGTGAAGCTGGAAGTGCTCGCCGATGACGCGACCCTGTTTCCCAACATGCCGGAAACACTCATCGCGGCGAAGGAACTGGTCGCCGACGGCTTTGAGGTCATGGTGTACTGCTCCGACGACCCGATCCAGGCCAAGGCGCTGGAAGAAATCGGCTGTGTCGCGGTAATGCCGCTTGCCTCGCTGATCGGCTCCGGCATGGGCATCCTCAATCCATGGAACCTGGAAATCATCCTCGATCGCGCCAACGTGCCGGTGCTGGTCGACGCCGGCATCGGCACCGCGTCGGATGCGGCGATTGCGATGGAGTTAGGTTGCGATGGCGTATTGATGAATACCGCGATCGCCAAGGCAAAGAACCCTGTGCTGATGGCGAGTGCGATGAAGAAAGCGGTGGAAGCTGGTCGCGAAGCGTTTCTGGCAGGCAGGATGCCGAAGAAGATTTATCAGGCGTCGCCGAGTTCACCGGTGGAAGGCAAGATTTCGTAG
- a CDS encoding outer membrane beta-barrel protein, giving the protein MKTTIRKALGLSALTMMAAGSGAASAQYYGGLNFDLSRYSTVARGAGAEADSGFFLTNTALDDHRIRYGLKLGYQVSPHFALVSRYSAFDRRDSVAPLARNYGLDVEGRYPLLAGLAVSGSAGIAKLRNETAFGSDFYSGLFASTGSRAYTAGHLGLGVQYQINASMGLRFDVDRYRGFNGAGASELGADHLALGVMLRF; this is encoded by the coding sequence ATGAAAACAACAATACGCAAGGCACTGGGGTTATCCGCCCTGACGATGATGGCGGCCGGAAGCGGCGCCGCGAGCGCGCAATACTATGGCGGCCTGAATTTTGATCTGTCGCGATATTCCACTGTCGCGCGTGGCGCAGGTGCCGAGGCGGATTCGGGATTTTTCCTCACCAATACGGCGCTCGACGATCACCGCATTCGCTACGGCCTGAAACTCGGCTATCAGGTTTCGCCACATTTTGCGCTGGTCAGCCGCTATTCCGCATTCGACCGGCGCGATTCCGTGGCGCCGCTTGCGCGTAACTACGGGCTGGATGTGGAAGGCCGCTATCCGCTGTTGGCCGGGCTCGCGGTTTCAGGGAGCGCGGGCATCGCCAAGCTGCGTAATGAAACGGCGTTCGGCAGCGATTTTTATTCCGGGTTATTTGCGAGCACCGGGTCGCGTGCGTATACGGCGGGCCACTTGGGGCTGGGCGTGCAATACCAAATCAACGCCAGCATGGGATTGCGTTTCGATGTTGATCGCTATCGCGGGTTCAATGGGGCGGGGGCGAGTGAACTGGGCGCGGACCATTTGGCGCTTGGGGTGATGCTGAGGTTTTAG
- a CDS encoding class I SAM-dependent rRNA methyltransferase — MKKMIIKSGREKSLLRRHPWIFSGAVKSVDDGVESGDFLRVHAEDGRFLAHAAYSEKSQIVGRVLSFDEKDVIDDDFFRQRIRTAVAYRCAITRDTNAMRLIHAESDGLPGLIADRYGDIIVMQLLTAGIDRQRDLLARLLMDATGAKTIYERSDADVRELEGLPSRNGLVAGEPLRAEVVIDENGLRFAVDVAHGHKTGFYLDQRDNRALTRSLSKDADVLNCFCYTGTMSVAALAGGAKSVLSIDSSGPSLAMAARNVAINALDGTRAEWLEADVFQALRKLRDQARSFDLVILDPPKFAPTAHHAEKAARAYKDINLLGLKLLRRGGHLMTFSCSGGISAELFQKIIAGAALDANVDAQILRRLNPGIDHPVAIHFPEGDYLKGLLLRRT; from the coding sequence ATGAAGAAAATGATCATCAAGTCCGGCCGCGAAAAATCGCTGTTGCGCCGGCACCCGTGGATATTTTCCGGCGCGGTGAAATCCGTTGACGACGGTGTCGAATCGGGCGATTTCCTGCGCGTGCACGCCGAGGACGGGCGCTTCCTGGCGCATGCCGCGTATAGCGAAAAATCGCAGATCGTCGGGCGAGTGCTGTCGTTTGACGAAAAAGATGTCATCGACGATGACTTCTTTCGCCAGCGCATTCGCACCGCCGTCGCCTACCGTTGTGCGATCACCCGCGACACCAACGCGATGCGGTTGATACACGCCGAATCCGACGGCCTGCCCGGCCTGATCGCCGACCGATACGGCGACATCATCGTCATGCAGCTGCTCACGGCGGGCATCGATCGCCAGCGCGATCTGCTTGCCCGATTGCTGATGGACGCGACGGGCGCGAAGACGATCTATGAGCGCTCCGACGCCGACGTGCGCGAACTGGAAGGATTGCCGTCACGCAACGGCCTGGTGGCGGGCGAACCGTTGCGTGCCGAAGTGGTCATCGACGAAAACGGACTGCGTTTCGCCGTGGACGTCGCGCATGGTCACAAGACCGGTTTCTACCTCGACCAGCGCGACAATCGCGCTTTGACGCGTTCGCTGTCGAAGGACGCAGACGTGCTCAATTGTTTTTGTTACACCGGCACCATGAGTGTGGCCGCGCTGGCCGGCGGTGCAAAATCCGTGCTGTCGATCGACAGCTCCGGCCCATCACTCGCGATGGCGGCGCGCAATGTGGCAATCAATGCACTGGACGGCACGCGCGCCGAATGGCTGGAGGCTGATGTGTTTCAGGCCTTGCGCAAACTGCGTGACCAGGCCCGGAGTTTCGATCTGGTGATTCTCGATCCGCCGAAGTTCGCGCCGACTGCACATCACGCCGAGAAAGCCGCGCGCGCCTACAAGGACATCAACCTGCTGGGCTTGAAGCTGCTGCGTCGCGGCGGGCATTTGATGACGTTCTCATGTTCCGGTGGCATCTCGGCAGAACTGTTCCAGAAGATCATTGCCGGCGCGGCGCTGGATGCGAATGTGGATGCGCAGATTCTGCGGCGGCTGAATCCGGGGATTGATCATCCCGTGGCGATTCATTTTCCGGAAGGGGATTATTTGAAGGGGTTGTTGTTGCGGCGGACTTAG
- the trmB gene encoding tRNA (guanosine(46)-N7)-methyltransferase TrmB yields the protein MNEEENLHLRPIRSFVLRQGRMSPAQTRAFDTLGPQFIVPFHVDRPLDYRKLFGRDAPTIVEIGFGMGESTAAIAAMLPDRNFIGIEVHTPGVGALLKLIGEQELNNLHIIQHDAVEVLKHMIPDRSLAGFHIFFPDPWPKKRHHKRRLIQSELVKLLVQKLAADGYIHLATDWEEYAHHMLEVLKAEPGLINTAKDFAPRPDYRGTSGFERKGLAKGHGVWDLVFRLS from the coding sequence ATGAATGAAGAAGAAAACTTGCATCTGCGCCCGATCCGCAGCTTTGTGTTGCGTCAGGGTCGCATGTCGCCTGCGCAGACCCGCGCCTTCGACACGCTCGGGCCGCAGTTCATTGTGCCGTTTCACGTTGACCGCCCGCTGGACTATCGAAAACTGTTCGGGCGCGATGCACCGACGATTGTCGAGATCGGCTTCGGCATGGGCGAGAGTACGGCGGCGATTGCCGCGATGTTGCCGGACAGGAATTTCATCGGCATCGAAGTTCATACGCCCGGCGTCGGCGCGCTGTTGAAGCTGATTGGCGAGCAGGAACTCAACAACTTGCACATCATTCAGCACGATGCCGTGGAAGTGTTAAAGCACATGATTCCCGACCGATCACTGGCGGGCTTTCACATTTTTTTCCCCGACCCGTGGCCGAAGAAACGTCATCACAAGCGTCGGTTGATACAATCGGAACTGGTGAAGCTGCTGGTGCAAAAACTCGCGGCGGATGGGTACATTCATCTCGCCACCGACTGGGAGGAATACGCGCACCACATGCTGGAAGTGCTGAAAGCCGAACCGGGGCTAATTAATACCGCGAAAGATTTTGCGCCCCGCCCCGACTATCGCGGCACGTCGGGATTTGAACGCAAGGGGCTTGCCAAGGGCCACGGCGTATGGGATCTCGTGTTCCGCCTCTCGTGA
- a CDS encoding fumarylacetoacetate hydrolase family protein, with amino-acid sequence MAHWIRFSQHGAIGFGQLTGDTIRVFEGEMFGTSVETGEHLPLADVKVLMPCEPTKMVALWNNFRGLAEKLGQAIPPEPLYFLKGNNAFHPHGEPIRVPAAYAGKVVYEGELGVVIGKRTHAVGEDEAASYIFGYTCINDVTAAELLFKDASFAQWTRAKSFDTFGVFGPVIATGLDPMTLAIKTILNGQERQNYPVADMIFPPTKLVSLISHDMTLEPGDVIACGTSIGVGSMKAGSEVSVIIEGIGELTNRYE; translated from the coding sequence ATGGCGCATTGGATACGATTTTCGCAACACGGCGCGATTGGCTTCGGCCAACTCACCGGCGACACCATTCGCGTATTCGAGGGCGAGATGTTTGGTACCAGCGTCGAGACCGGCGAGCACCTGCCACTCGCGGACGTGAAGGTGCTGATGCCGTGCGAGCCCACCAAGATGGTTGCGCTATGGAATAACTTTCGTGGCCTCGCGGAAAAACTCGGTCAGGCGATTCCGCCCGAGCCACTTTACTTTCTCAAGGGCAACAACGCGTTTCATCCCCACGGCGAGCCAATCCGGGTACCGGCCGCCTATGCGGGGAAGGTGGTGTACGAAGGGGAATTGGGCGTGGTGATCGGCAAGCGCACGCATGCCGTCGGCGAGGACGAAGCGGCCTCATACATATTTGGCTACACCTGCATCAACGACGTGACCGCGGCCGAATTACTTTTCAAGGACGCGAGCTTCGCGCAATGGACGCGCGCAAAAAGCTTTGATACGTTCGGCGTGTTCGGTCCGGTGATCGCGACCGGGCTTGATCCCATGACGCTTGCCATCAAAACCATCCTCAATGGCCAGGAGCGGCAGAATTATCCGGTCGCCGACATGATTTTTCCGCCGACGAAACTGGTGAGCCTGATTTCGCACGACATGACGCTGGAGCCCGGCGATGTAATCGCCTGCGGTACGTCGATCGGCGTGGGGTCGATGAAAGCCGGCAGCGAGGTCAGCGTCATCATTGAAGGCATTGGCGAATTGACGAATCGCTACGAGTAG
- a CDS encoding OsmC family protein, whose product MSDAHSFETTLRWPADPAQPLPPDPAFSRNSTLGGAGKSDVAASSPTVFGGDATRYNPEELLLMSLSQCHMLTYLAIAAKKRMTILSYVDRATGTLGLGEPDTKSGPLGKMSMQEVTLRPRVTVAKGTDLADAMSIHEKAHANCFIANSVNFPVTHVAEIIEGRERER is encoded by the coding sequence ATGTCCGATGCACATTCGTTTGAAACCACGCTACGCTGGCCGGCTGACCCGGCACAACCGCTGCCGCCGGACCCTGCCTTTTCGCGCAACAGCACGCTGGGGGGCGCGGGCAAGTCAGACGTTGCCGCGTCCTCGCCCACCGTGTTCGGCGGCGACGCCACGCGCTATAACCCGGAAGAGTTGCTGTTGATGTCGCTGTCGCAGTGCCACATGCTCACGTACCTGGCTATTGCCGCCAAGAAGCGCATGACCATCCTCTCGTACGTGGACCGCGCCACCGGCACGCTGGGACTGGGCGAGCCCGATACCAAGAGCGGTCCGCTGGGCAAGATGTCGATGCAGGAAGTCACCTTGCGGCCGCGTGTGACGGTGGCGAAGGGCACCGACCTCGCAGACGCGATGTCGATTCACGAAAAGGCCCACGCCAATTGTTTCATCGCCAATTCGGTCAATTTTCCGGTCACGCATGTCGCGGAAATTATTGAGGGCAGAGAACGTGAAAGGTGA
- a CDS encoding glutaredoxin family protein has protein sequence MAYVKAAEALRLGEKPVERRAPRPDAESHVIPWGKLMLFALFAAVVGVSLQAARTKAGGATSLEAISAGQSPLARMSALASTVGPGEVVMYSTTECGYCTQAKNWLNQYGFAFTECNMSNEYRCETEFRNLGGTGTPFLLVNRGGKTHRMKNGFDSDEFLALLAR, from the coding sequence GTGGCCTACGTCAAAGCCGCCGAAGCATTGCGACTTGGCGAGAAGCCAGTGGAACGGCGCGCCCCAAGACCCGATGCGGAAAGTCACGTTATCCCCTGGGGCAAGCTGATGTTGTTCGCCTTGTTCGCAGCGGTCGTCGGGGTGAGTTTGCAGGCCGCTCGCACCAAGGCAGGCGGCGCAACAAGTCTTGAAGCCATTTCCGCTGGCCAATCACCGCTCGCCCGCATGAGCGCACTGGCCAGCACGGTCGGCCCCGGTGAGGTGGTGATGTATTCGACCACCGAATGCGGCTATTGCACGCAGGCAAAGAATTGGCTGAACCAGTACGGCTTTGCATTCACCGAATGCAACATGAGTAACGAGTACCGCTGCGAAACGGAATTCAGAAATTTGGGCGGCACCGGCACACCGTTCCTGCTGGTCAATCGCGGCGGCAAAACCCATCGCATGAAAAACGGGTTTGATTCAGATGAGTTTCTGGCGCTGCTGGCGCGGTGA